The sequence GCCGTGTCACCGCTCTGTGGACTTTGCCCAAGCTGGCTCCGCAACCTGTGCCCGCCATTCTTGTGCAGCACGGCCTGGGCGACCGGAAAGAGGTAGATTACGTGGAGGCTGCGGACAGTGTGTTCACTCGCTCCGGCTTCGCCGTGTTTCGCATCGATTTCCAGTACCACGGCGAGAGACGGCGCCAGGGGCGCACCGTTCGGTTCGACGAAGGGCTTCCGTTCACCGCGCGAGATGCCTGGGCCCAGACGGTGTTCGATCTGCGCCGGGCCGTGGACTTTCTTGATTCCCGCCCGGAAATAGACCCGGCACGTACCGGGTTTCTTGGGATCAGCCTCGGCGGTATCCTGGGAACGGTCTTTGTGGCGGTCGAGCCGCGCATTGAGGCGCCTATCCTGGCACTGGCCGGTGGCGGGCTGCGTTTTGTCCTACGCGGAAAGGCGTTCGACGACAGCGTACGGCGGCTGCTCGCCCCGATCGAACCCCTGAACTTTGTCGACCAGATCTCCCCTCGACCTCTTCTCTTTGTTCTGGCCAGGCAGGACGAAATTATTCCCCAGGCCTCTTCCCTTCTGCTGTACCGACAGGCGAGGAAGCCCAAGCAGATCTGGTGGTACGAGGGCCGCCACCGGACGGTCCCGGTTTGGAGGGTGATGGAAGACTGCGCCCTGTGGTACAAGGCGGTTTTTGCGGGCGAGAAACTGCCCGATCAGCCTCCTCCCAAGTAGCTGCCCGGGATCGCGGGAGAGCTGCTTTCTTCGTTCGGAAGGAAAGACGCTCGCTGCCAAGGAAGAGGAGAAAGATGCCATCTCCGAAGCAGATTCACCTTATTGCCAATGCCCATATCGATCCCGTATGGCTATGGGACTGGCGGGAGGGGCTCAGGGAGATCCTCGCGACCTTCGCCGCCGCCTGTTCTCTCATCGAAGAGCACGCGGAGTATCGTTTCACGGCCAGCTCAGCAAGCTTCTACCGCAGGGTGCAGGAACTCGATCCACCTCTGCTCGAGCGCATTCGCCAGCACGTCGCGGAGAAGCGCTGGGCCGTCGTCGGAGGCTGGTGGGTCGAACCGGATGTGAACATCCCGTGTGGCGAGGCTCTGATACGCCAGGGGGTGTACGGCAAGCGCTTCTTCCACACCCTCCTCGGCTGCGACGTGAAAGTGGCCTTCAATCCCGATACCTTCGGACACCCGGAGGGCTTGCCCAAGATCCTTGGGGCACTCGGCCAGGACACCTACGTGTTCATGCGCCCCGGCGAGAGAGAAAAACCGCTGCCGCCGCTCTTCCGATGGCGGTCGGCCGACGGTTCAGAGGTGCTGGCCATTCGCGTGTTGTACGGCTACGGGAGCGACGGGCAAGAGCTTGTCCGGAAGCTGCGCCGGCTATGGGAGCTTCTGGAATCCCTGGATCTGCCTGCTCTGGCCTGCTTTTACGGCAC comes from candidate division KSB1 bacterium and encodes:
- a CDS encoding acetylxylan esterase; this translates as MLPVYGAGLARRPGLQASFRPRTRVRGRRWGLWLLLGLVCPTLFSACSRDRWLDLRHYYDYDARLPLEVTVDTVWNRPDRIRLHVTYTSVHDCRVTALWTLPKLAPQPVPAILVQHGLGDRKEVDYVEAADSVFTRSGFAVFRIDFQYHGERRRQGRTVRFDEGLPFTARDAWAQTVFDLRRAVDFLDSRPEIDPARTGFLGISLGGILGTVFVAVEPRIEAPILALAGGGLRFVLRGKAFDDSVRRLLAPIEPLNFVDQISPRPLLFVLARQDEIIPQASSLLLYRQARKPKQIWWYEGRHRTVPVWRVMEDCALWYKAVFAGEKLPDQPPPK
- a CDS encoding alpha-mannosidase, with the translated sequence MPSPKQIHLIANAHIDPVWLWDWREGLREILATFAAACSLIEEHAEYRFTASSASFYRRVQELDPPLLERIRQHVAEKRWAVVGGWWVEPDVNIPCGEALIRQGVYGKRFFHTLLGCDVKVAFNPDTFGHPEGLPKILGALGQDTYVFMRPGEREKPLPPLFRWRSADGSEVLAIRVLYGYGSDGQELVRKLRRLWELLESLDLPALACFYGTGDHGGGPGRESLRILEEVRRQGAIPLVHSDPIGYREAVRAAEGQLPVVQDELQHHARGCYSVNRRIKLRNRRAEHALLAMERWAALAWRVLGERYPQEPLEAHWQELLFWQFHDVLAGTCIEAA